One genomic region from Leptolyngbyaceae cyanobacterium JSC-12 encodes:
- a CDS encoding Macrophage migration inhibitory factor (MIF) (IMG reference gene:2510093860~PFAM: Macrophage migration inhibitory factor (MIF)) yields MPLIKVQTSVSTVEKAEIESLLKTLSASLAKHIGKPESYVMTAFESNVPMTFGGTTDPVCYIEVKNVGSMSPTQTKTMSQDFCRTVSDAIAVPANRIYIEFADAKGYMWGWNGSTFG; encoded by the coding sequence ATGCCATTGATTAAAGTCCAAACCTCCGTTTCGACTGTGGAAAAGGCTGAGATTGAATCATTGTTGAAAACGTTGTCAGCCAGTTTAGCAAAACACATCGGCAAGCCAGAGTCTTACGTAATGACGGCGTTTGAATCCAATGTACCTATGACTTTTGGTGGCACCACTGACCCAGTTTGCTACATTGAGGTGAAAAACGTGGGAAGTATGAGTCCAACTCAGACGAAAACCATGAGTCAGGATTTTTGTCGGACTGTGAGTGACGCGATCGCAGTTCCGGCTAACCGCATCTACATCGAATTTGCTGATGCTAAAGGCTATATGTGGGGCTGGAACGGTTCAACGTTTGGATAA
- a CDS encoding glycosyltransferase (IMG reference gene:2510093859~PFAM: Domain of unknown function (DUF3495); Glycosyl transferases group 1), protein MRILFLHSNFPAQFRHLATVLAKDPSHQVVFGTMRQEGAIPGVMKALYKPARDVSPQTHHYVRSLESAVLQGQAVCRMAQSLKTNGFEPDVVYGHSGWGPPLFIKDVFPNAELLCYFEWYYHAHGSDSDFDPSDPLQLDDELRIRVKNAPILLDIASCDRGLSPTNWQRQQFPPELRQKITVLHDGVDTSFFQPNPGAKLILPTANLNLSHVDELITYVARGMEPYRGFPQFMEAVSIIQKHRPNCHVVVVGEDRVAYGKPLPDGKTYKQQMLETLPLDLSRLHFTGPLPYSQYLQVLQASSVHIYLTRPFVLSWSMLEAMSAGCLVVGSSTAPVTEVIEEGVNGLLVDFFSPEAIAERVDEVFAHPDRMADLRARARETIQARYDLATLLPQHLQWIQNG, encoded by the coding sequence ATGCGTATTTTGTTCCTCCATTCCAACTTTCCGGCACAGTTTCGGCATCTGGCAACGGTGTTGGCAAAAGATCCCAGTCATCAGGTTGTGTTTGGTACGATGCGGCAAGAAGGGGCAATTCCTGGAGTGATGAAAGCACTCTACAAGCCTGCTCGTGATGTTTCGCCACAAACCCATCATTATGTGCGATCGCTAGAAAGCGCAGTGCTGCAAGGGCAGGCAGTGTGTCGCATGGCACAATCCCTGAAAACCAACGGGTTTGAACCTGATGTTGTATATGGACATTCTGGCTGGGGACCACCACTGTTTATCAAAGATGTGTTCCCGAATGCTGAGTTACTTTGCTATTTCGAGTGGTACTACCATGCTCATGGATCAGATTCGGATTTTGACCCCAGTGATCCCTTACAACTGGATGATGAACTGCGAATTCGGGTGAAAAATGCTCCAATTTTGTTGGATATTGCCAGTTGCGATCGTGGTTTGTCTCCCACGAATTGGCAGCGCCAGCAATTTCCGCCGGAACTACGGCAAAAAATCACAGTACTGCATGATGGTGTTGATACCAGTTTTTTCCAGCCCAATCCTGGAGCTAAATTAATCTTGCCCACTGCTAACCTGAACTTGTCGCACGTAGATGAATTGATCACCTATGTTGCCAGAGGGATGGAGCCTTACCGGGGCTTTCCGCAATTTATGGAAGCGGTTTCCATCATTCAAAAACACCGTCCCAACTGCCATGTGGTAGTGGTAGGAGAAGACCGAGTGGCATATGGAAAGCCGTTGCCAGATGGCAAAACCTATAAGCAGCAAATGTTAGAAACTCTGCCGCTGGATTTGTCTCGGCTGCACTTCACTGGCCCCTTGCCTTACAGTCAATACCTCCAGGTTTTGCAGGCATCTTCTGTGCACATTTACCTGACTCGTCCGTTCGTCTTGTCTTGGTCAATGTTGGAAGCAATGTCAGCCGGATGTTTGGTCGTGGGATCAAGCACGGCACCTGTTACAGAAGTGATTGAGGAGGGAGTCAATGGGCTACTGGTGGATTTCTTCTCTCCTGAGGCGATCGCTGAACGAGTCGATGAAGTATTTGCTCATCCTGACCGCATGGCAGACCTCCGAGCCAGGGCACGAGAAACCATTCAAGCACGCTACGACTTGGCAACGCTCCTGCCCCAACACCTGCAATGGATTCAGAATGGATAA
- a CDS encoding 1-acyl-sn-glycerol-3-phosphate acyltransferase (IMG reference gene:2510093858~PFAM: Acyltransferase): MTSSKLTPTKFYSATLNPVFTRICQSFSSLTARWFYRFKLDIDEADIDKLKALGGERIVYLVNHPTHADGVVMFTFSARLGQLFHYIAAYESFRGWRGKFFQLVGVYSIRRGVGDRTSLAYTLKLLQEPTCRLVIFPEGGCSYKNDTVMPFRAGAVDLSLRAINRLVQQTDTIPNFYLVPVSLKYRYIHPMDRAIERSLSQLEQTLNIPVTGTDFYGRLRAIGKTILQQMEQEFGLNGNSDYPDWNQRITQVKQQMALTCEQVLEIPPAPQLLMRERVYRIQSALDSRYEQAVENQELEDTVQETKKSNKDLFKDAYKSLYDITSRILNLDAIYDGYVQAHPTPERFLDTLITAEREVYRIDEPPPKGLRIARLKIGNIVNLRDYFADYQQNQEATVNTLVQQLQETVQTNLKTA; encoded by the coding sequence ATGACCTCTTCCAAACTCACTCCAACCAAATTCTATTCAGCAACACTGAATCCTGTCTTTACCCGGATTTGCCAAAGCTTTTCCAGCCTTACTGCTCGCTGGTTCTACCGATTTAAGCTAGACATAGATGAGGCTGATATTGACAAACTGAAAGCCTTAGGCGGTGAGCGAATCGTTTACCTGGTAAACCATCCCACTCATGCTGATGGAGTGGTAATGTTTACATTTTCTGCCCGTCTGGGGCAACTTTTCCATTATATTGCTGCTTATGAATCGTTCAGAGGTTGGCGAGGTAAATTCTTTCAACTGGTGGGAGTGTACTCAATTCGGCGGGGAGTGGGCGATCGCACTAGCCTTGCCTATACGCTGAAGTTATTGCAGGAACCGACCTGTCGATTGGTGATTTTTCCAGAGGGTGGTTGCTCGTACAAAAATGATACCGTGATGCCATTCCGGGCAGGAGCAGTAGATTTGTCGCTGCGGGCCATAAACCGATTGGTACAACAAACAGACACTATTCCCAATTTCTACTTAGTGCCTGTCAGCCTGAAGTATCGCTACATTCACCCGATGGATCGAGCGATTGAGCGATCGCTAAGCCAGCTTGAACAAACCTTAAATATTCCTGTCACCGGGACTGACTTCTACGGGCGGCTACGAGCAATTGGTAAAACCATTTTGCAGCAAATGGAGCAAGAATTTGGCTTAAATGGAAATTCAGATTATCCAGACTGGAATCAGCGAATTACTCAGGTAAAACAGCAAATGGCATTGACCTGTGAGCAAGTATTAGAAATTCCACCAGCCCCTCAATTATTGATGCGTGAACGGGTTTATCGGATTCAATCAGCTTTGGATAGTCGCTATGAGCAAGCAGTTGAAAATCAAGAGCTTGAGGATACAGTTCAAGAAACTAAGAAATCAAATAAAGACCTATTCAAAGATGCATATAAATCCTTGTATGACATCACTTCACGTATTCTGAATCTGGATGCAATTTATGATGGATATGTACAAGCTCATCCTACTCCAGAGCGGTTTTTGGATACGTTGATTACAGCAGAACGAGAAGTTTACCGCATTGATGAGCCACCCCCTAAAGGACTACGGATTGCCCGATTGAAGATTGGTAATATCGTCAACCTGCGAGATTATTTTGCTGACTATCAACAAAATCAGGAAGCAACGGTCAACACTCTGGTTCAGCAATTACAAGAAACAGTACAAACTAACTTAAAAACTGCATAA
- a CDS encoding Protein of unknown function (DUF3110) (IMG reference gene:2510093853~PFAM: Protein of unknown function (DUF3110)) produces the protein MQVYVLLFNVGTDNEGLHTLRIGDHNVVLMFEEEDDATRYALLLEAQDFPTASVEALEQEEIEEFCEAAGYVCQLVPVGFVPQSDAERLLLVPPENNIEETDWQLERKESEPAIASDELEHIRRRLEGLL, from the coding sequence ATGCAAGTATACGTATTGCTGTTTAATGTTGGAACTGACAACGAGGGGTTACATACCCTACGGATTGGTGACCATAATGTAGTGCTGATGTTTGAAGAAGAGGATGATGCGACCCGATATGCCCTGCTGCTAGAAGCCCAGGATTTTCCGACAGCCTCAGTGGAAGCCCTTGAGCAAGAAGAAATTGAAGAATTTTGTGAAGCAGCTGGCTATGTTTGTCAACTAGTGCCAGTTGGGTTTGTGCCCCAGTCTGATGCAGAGCGATTATTGCTGGTGCCGCCAGAGAACAATATCGAAGAAACCGATTGGCAATTGGAACGAAAAGAGTCGGAACCTGCGATCGCCAGTGACGAACTAGAACATATTCGGCGACGGCTGGAAGGATTGTTGTAG
- a CDS encoding Zn-dependent protease with chaperone function (IMG reference gene:2510093855~PFAM: Peptidase family M48) — MPTYPGISSEAFRHPLDRQAEQALRSVPGFDLVARKFVEFLTERPQYVYQMGNSIQVGPRQYSSIYQMFRDCLRDLDIYPEPNLFVSQNPLVNAFALGQDFPFITLNSGLLDLLTEEELRTVIAHELGHLKCGHTTLIQMAIWTTQVISGLAERTFGLSTLVSTGLVMAFYEWLRKAELSADRAALLVMDDLKPIMNGMMKVAGGSSRYVHEMNLKEFERQSEQYQSLDSDGLNQVYKFFLYNNISAGLFLTHPFTVERVHFLKAWFDSAEYRRIRQGDYMRAGAEGSVEVPSQPSDRPTASPPPEVDKLRQEIDELQKEIDRIKRSK; from the coding sequence ATGCCGACTTATCCTGGAATTTCCAGCGAAGCGTTCAGACATCCCCTTGATCGCCAAGCAGAACAGGCACTTCGTAGCGTCCCTGGTTTTGATCTGGTGGCGCGTAAGTTTGTTGAATTTCTGACTGAGCGTCCGCAATATGTTTACCAAATGGGGAACAGCATTCAGGTTGGTCCCCGTCAATACTCTTCGATTTACCAGATGTTCCGAGATTGCTTGCGGGATCTCGATATTTATCCAGAACCAAACCTGTTTGTCTCTCAAAATCCTTTAGTCAATGCGTTTGCATTGGGGCAAGATTTTCCATTCATCACCCTCAACTCTGGCTTGCTTGACCTGTTAACTGAGGAAGAACTGCGTACAGTGATTGCCCATGAACTGGGACATCTCAAATGTGGGCATACAACGTTGATTCAGATGGCAATTTGGACAACTCAGGTCATTTCGGGACTGGCAGAGCGTACTTTCGGTTTGAGTACGTTGGTGAGCACTGGGCTGGTGATGGCGTTTTATGAATGGCTCCGCAAAGCAGAACTTTCTGCCGATCGCGCTGCTCTGCTGGTGATGGATGATTTGAAACCTATTATGAACGGCATGATGAAAGTGGCAGGCGGTAGCAGCCGCTACGTGCACGAGATGAATTTGAAGGAGTTTGAGCGTCAGTCTGAGCAATATCAGAGCTTAGACTCAGACGGACTGAACCAAGTCTACAAATTTTTTCTCTACAACAATATTTCGGCTGGGTTGTTTTTGACTCATCCTTTTACGGTAGAGCGGGTGCATTTTCTCAAAGCATGGTTTGACTCGGCGGAATATCGTCGGATACGGCAGGGCGATTATATGCGAGCTGGAGCAGAAGGATCGGTGGAAGTGCCTTCTCAGCCCAGCGATCGCCCCACGGCCAGCCCTCCTCCCGAAGTAGACAAATTGCGCCAGGAAATTGATGAACTTCAGAAGGAAATTGATCGCATCAAACGCAGCAAGTGA
- a CDS encoding gamma-glutamyltransferase 1 (IMG reference gene:2510093857~PFAM: Gamma-glutamyltranspeptidase~TIGRFAM: gamma-glutamyltranspeptidase) — protein MVRRFWITIVCAIALFTPGNSTQAAQNWGKRGMVVSADALASDVGLAMLKNGGNAVDAAVATTFAISVTEPQSAGIGGGGFLLLRLGKTGEIKALDFRERAPLAATRTMYLDAQGKVRPKASTDGYLAVAVPGTVAGLYEVHRQYGQLPWKTVVSASVPLAENGFQVSPGLAAAIARQQTLQQNPAARQIFTRNGKPLNVGDQLIQKDLAQTLRAIAQEPNSFYTGEVGQAIAQDMQENGGLITLRDLKQYRPIWREPVCGLFRVFRICSMPPPSSGGVHLLQMLNMLGNTDLKALGWHHPDTLHLLVEVMRIAYRDRAEYLGDPDFVQVPVTVLISPAYAQQRRQEINLQKARPSNQVRLLDRKVLERFNWVKESNDTSHLSVVDADGNAVSLTFTVNLGFGAGVVASGTGIVLNNEMDDFAIVPGVPNAFGLVGRDANAIAPGKTPLSSMTPTIVTENGQLRLVVGAPGGSTIITTVLQIVLNVLVYEMDVEKAVAAPRLHHQWLPDTVMVETNGFGTLTLEELRRRGHRLQERVGWGNAMAIFRTDTGLLKGVADPRGEGTASGF, from the coding sequence GTGGTTCGGCGTTTTTGGATTACGATTGTTTGCGCGATCGCGTTATTTACTCCTGGCAATTCTACTCAGGCAGCGCAGAATTGGGGCAAGCGGGGTATGGTCGTTTCAGCCGATGCCCTTGCTAGCGATGTCGGATTAGCAATGTTAAAGAATGGTGGTAATGCTGTAGACGCAGCCGTTGCCACGACCTTTGCCATTTCAGTTACAGAGCCGCAATCGGCAGGCATTGGCGGCGGTGGCTTTTTGCTGTTACGGTTGGGCAAAACGGGCGAAATCAAGGCGTTGGATTTTCGGGAACGGGCACCCCTGGCAGCCACTCGCACAATGTACCTCGATGCTCAGGGGAAAGTACGTCCCAAAGCCAGCACTGACGGTTATCTAGCAGTTGCGGTGCCAGGAACGGTTGCTGGACTGTATGAGGTACATCGACAGTATGGACAGTTACCCTGGAAAACTGTGGTCAGTGCCTCAGTTCCGCTGGCAGAAAACGGATTTCAGGTTAGTCCGGGATTGGCAGCCGCGATCGCTCGCCAGCAAACGCTCCAACAAAATCCTGCGGCTCGGCAAATCTTCACTCGCAACGGCAAACCGCTTAACGTCGGTGATCAATTAATCCAAAAAGATCTTGCCCAGACTCTACGCGCGATCGCCCAGGAACCAAATAGTTTTTACACTGGCGAGGTGGGACAAGCGATCGCCCAGGACATGCAGGAGAATGGCGGGTTAATCACTCTGCGAGATTTGAAGCAATACCGTCCAATCTGGCGAGAACCTGTGTGCGGGCTATTTCGGGTATTTCGCATTTGTTCCATGCCGCCGCCCTCATCGGGTGGGGTACATCTGCTGCAAATGCTGAATATGCTGGGCAACACGGATTTGAAAGCATTAGGCTGGCACCATCCCGACACACTACATCTGCTAGTGGAAGTGATGCGAATTGCTTACCGCGATCGCGCTGAATATTTGGGCGATCCAGACTTTGTTCAGGTTCCGGTGACTGTCCTGATCAGCCCTGCCTATGCTCAACAACGTCGTCAGGAAATTAACTTGCAAAAGGCTCGTCCCTCGAATCAAGTTAGATTACTTGATCGCAAAGTATTAGAGCGGTTCAATTGGGTGAAAGAATCCAACGATACCAGTCATCTCAGCGTAGTGGATGCTGATGGAAATGCTGTTAGTCTCACCTTCACAGTGAATTTGGGCTTTGGGGCAGGTGTCGTTGCCAGCGGCACTGGAATTGTCTTGAACAACGAAATGGATGATTTTGCAATTGTGCCAGGAGTGCCGAATGCGTTTGGGCTAGTGGGGCGGGATGCTAACGCGATCGCCCCTGGTAAAACACCTCTTTCTAGCATGACTCCCACTATCGTCACTGAAAATGGACAATTACGATTGGTGGTGGGTGCACCAGGGGGCAGTACCATCATTACAACCGTTCTGCAAATAGTCTTAAATGTGTTGGTGTATGAAATGGATGTGGAAAAAGCCGTCGCTGCACCCCGTTTGCACCATCAATGGTTACCCGATACGGTCATGGTAGAAACGAATGGCTTTGGTACCCTCACCCTGGAGGAATTGCGGCGACGGGGTCACAGGTTACAGGAGCGTGTGGGATGGGGAAATGCAATGGCAATTTTCCGAACAGACACTGGATTATTAAAAGGAGTCGCTGATCCGCGCGGCGAAGGAACCGCTTCCGGTTTTTAA
- a CDS encoding protein of unknown function DUF928 (IMG reference gene:2510093863~PFAM: Domain of Unknown Function (DUF928)), producing the protein MNHLLRKESIRAGLAVLLGVAIAGAPLMAMAQQYTPPRRGIPGRREGAGTRSPNGRCIQGQKPFTVFNPTANATSSTSKTPTLFWYVPATIAKTGEFRLLSITDQEIYTTTVPLNGVPGVVSFQIPDEAAARMEPGKDYRWQFSLNCDPGDPSKNPFLEGIL; encoded by the coding sequence ATGAACCATTTGCTACGGAAAGAGTCTATTCGGGCAGGTTTGGCAGTGTTACTGGGAGTGGCGATCGCTGGTGCACCGTTGATGGCAATGGCCCAGCAATACACGCCACCTCGTCGAGGCATTCCCGGACGACGGGAAGGGGCAGGAACACGGAGTCCCAATGGACGTTGTATACAGGGACAAAAGCCTTTTACCGTCTTCAACCCAACGGCTAATGCAACTAGCAGCACGTCTAAAACTCCAACTCTCTTCTGGTACGTTCCAGCAACGATCGCCAAGACAGGTGAGTTTCGATTACTCAGCATCACTGATCAGGAAATCTACACCACCACCGTGCCATTGAATGGGGTGCCAGGTGTTGTCAGCTTCCAAATTCCAGATGAAGCTGCGGCTCGCATGGAACCGGGAAAAGATTATCGCTGGCAATTCTCGCTCAATTGTGATCCGGGTGACCCCTCAAAAAATCCTTTTTTAGAAGGAATTTTGTGA
- a CDS encoding putative membrane protein involved in D-alanine export (IMG reference gene:2510093862~PFAM: MBOAT family), producing MNFISLTFALFLLCVIVLYWSVGEPRRRMGLLLVASLVFYASFQVQYVPLLLASTWVNYHIGRSLALPPDWRVDDWQFAQEDWNRRRLRLLWFGIGLNVLLLFGFKYIPFTFNTIGQAFGWAPAGAIAEWTDAHLIAPIGLSFFCFECIAYLVDVYRGAPAAPQFLKFSAYKLFFAKLLSGPITRYHAMGAQMQAQKRPTIDRIAEGLWLIACGAIKKGLLADNIGILVDLSFQNMQRAGSSDLWLATFAYGLQLYLDFSGYVDMARGVAVLLGFHLPQNFNFPYLTTSIADFWRRWHMTLGDWLRNYLYFPLGGSRQGLFRTCLNLMIVMAIAGIWHGAAWGFVVWGTLHGVALVIHRLTDAISSRSEKLKAFWQQPAGVLSAWVMTQLMVFITWIFFRLPNLKDSWLVVTRLIGHPADAQFSQKVYLEAIGLQPLQIWLLLWLIVCVMFVAYSFDRVLKLQLNWNVKLMLVPACLFAVWLLAPQGALPYIYFDF from the coding sequence ATGAATTTTATTTCTCTCACCTTTGCCCTGTTCCTGTTATGCGTCATTGTCCTTTATTGGTCTGTAGGCGAGCCGCGCCGCCGGATGGGGTTGTTACTAGTTGCCAGTCTGGTATTTTATGCCTCGTTTCAGGTGCAATATGTGCCGTTGCTGCTGGCAAGCACGTGGGTGAACTATCACATTGGGCGATCGCTGGCGCTTCCACCCGATTGGCGCGTGGATGACTGGCAATTTGCCCAAGAAGATTGGAATCGGCGACGGCTGCGGTTGCTGTGGTTTGGCATTGGGCTAAACGTACTGTTGCTGTTTGGCTTCAAATACATTCCCTTTACCTTCAATACGATTGGGCAAGCCTTTGGTTGGGCACCAGCAGGTGCGATCGCTGAATGGACTGATGCTCATCTGATTGCTCCAATTGGACTTAGCTTCTTCTGTTTTGAGTGCATTGCCTATCTGGTAGATGTGTATCGTGGGGCACCAGCGGCTCCCCAGTTCCTTAAGTTTTCGGCGTATAAACTCTTTTTTGCCAAACTGCTTTCTGGTCCAATCACCCGTTACCATGCAATGGGTGCCCAAATGCAGGCTCAAAAGCGCCCCACCATTGATCGCATTGCAGAAGGATTATGGCTGATTGCCTGCGGTGCCATCAAAAAAGGCTTACTGGCAGATAACATTGGGATTTTGGTGGATCTAAGTTTTCAGAATATGCAGCGGGCAGGCAGTAGCGACCTGTGGCTGGCAACGTTTGCCTACGGACTGCAACTTTATCTGGACTTTAGCGGCTATGTCGATATGGCGCGCGGTGTTGCGGTGTTGCTGGGTTTCCACCTGCCACAAAACTTTAACTTTCCTTACCTTACGACCAGCATTGCTGACTTTTGGCGACGCTGGCACATGACGCTGGGTGATTGGCTCCGCAATTATTTGTATTTTCCCCTGGGTGGATCGCGTCAGGGTTTGTTTCGCACCTGCCTAAACTTGATGATTGTGATGGCGATCGCGGGGATCTGGCATGGAGCAGCCTGGGGCTTTGTTGTCTGGGGAACTCTGCATGGAGTAGCGTTAGTGATTCATCGCCTCACGGATGCCATTTCCAGCCGTAGTGAAAAACTCAAAGCCTTCTGGCAACAGCCTGCGGGTGTCCTAAGTGCCTGGGTAATGACGCAGTTGATGGTATTCATCACCTGGATCTTCTTCCGCCTTCCCAATCTCAAGGATTCCTGGCTAGTGGTGACTCGCTTAATTGGGCATCCTGCCGATGCTCAGTTTTCGCAAAAAGTTTACCTGGAAGCAATAGGGTTGCAACCACTGCAAATCTGGCTACTGTTATGGTTAATCGTTTGCGTGATGTTTGTAGCGTATAGCTTTGACCGGGTGCTAAAACTGCAACTCAACTGGAATGTCAAACTCATGTTAGTGCCTGCCTGCTTGTTTGCTGTCTGGTTGCTAGCTCCTCAGGGGGCGTTGCCTTACATTTACTTTGATTTTTAA
- a CDS encoding N-acetylmuramic acid 6-phosphate etherase (IMG reference gene:2510093854~TIGRFAM: N-acetylmuramic acid 6-phosphate etherase) produces the protein MRNLQERGHLLTEQANPNSQNLDQLTPLELVDLFNQEDANVIVAIARAREALAEAITRAADAMRQGGRLFYIGAGTSGRLGVLDAAECPPTFCTYPEQVQGIIAGGAGALVRSSEDLEDRADDGAAAIAQHQIRDRDVVVGITAGGTTPYVHGALLAARQRGATTVFIACVPPEQVDISVDVDIRLLVGPEILAGSTRLKAGTVTKLALNIISTGTMVQLGKVYGNRMIDVAVTNTKLHDRALRILADLTDLSREEAALLLERSGRNVKRALLMHWTGLDKEESDRLLVQHHGHLRNAINAVKPL, from the coding sequence ATGCGCAACTTGCAAGAACGAGGACATTTATTGACAGAGCAGGCAAATCCCAATAGCCAGAATTTGGATCAATTAACACCGCTAGAATTAGTAGATTTGTTTAACCAGGAAGATGCCAACGTGATTGTAGCAATTGCGAGGGCACGCGAAGCTCTGGCAGAAGCCATTACCCGCGCTGCTGATGCGATGCGCCAGGGTGGGCGATTGTTTTACATCGGAGCGGGAACTAGTGGACGCCTGGGTGTGTTGGATGCGGCAGAGTGCCCACCCACATTTTGTACCTATCCAGAACAGGTGCAGGGTATCATTGCCGGAGGAGCCGGAGCGCTGGTTCGTAGTTCTGAGGATCTGGAAGACCGGGCAGATGATGGCGCTGCCGCGATCGCTCAACATCAGATTCGCGATCGGGATGTTGTCGTAGGGATTACGGCTGGTGGCACCACTCCCTACGTGCATGGGGCACTATTAGCCGCCCGTCAACGAGGCGCAACTACCGTGTTTATTGCCTGCGTTCCTCCAGAACAAGTCGATATTTCAGTCGATGTGGATATTCGTCTACTAGTTGGGCCCGAAATTTTGGCCGGTTCCACCCGTCTCAAAGCTGGAACCGTTACCAAGTTGGCTTTAAATATCATTTCCACTGGAACAATGGTGCAGTTGGGCAAGGTGTATGGCAATCGCATGATAGATGTAGCAGTTACTAATACCAAACTCCACGATCGCGCCCTCCGCATCCTGGCTGACCTGACTGATCTCTCCCGTGAAGAGGCTGCCCTGTTGTTAGAACGCAGCGGTCGCAACGTCAAACGTGCCCTGCTAATGCACTGGACAGGGCTGGATAAAGAAGAAAGCGATCGCCTGCTGGTGCAACATCATGGACATTTACGAAACGCCATCAATGCCGTAAAACCCTTGTAG
- a CDS encoding hypothetical protein (IMG reference gene:2510093856), whose amino-acid sequence MKSLCRSLKIIPLAIAASFSLMCASALAQECSLSKPKSPELSSSQSLSGKDQSNSIRSNSDQTADSATALKSDASGKPGPWAIAAIAAVTVAGGSAALVYRARLACIKTSSHSSALHPALEHPELLLTELPSEALPELSNVDSSLASPKREGVLTR is encoded by the coding sequence ATGAAGTCATTGTGTAGGTCGCTTAAGATAATCCCTCTAGCAATTGCTGCCTCCTTTAGCCTGATGTGTGCTTCGGCTTTGGCTCAAGAATGTTCCCTTAGCAAACCCAAGTCTCCAGAGCTATCTTCTTCCCAATCCCTATCTGGTAAAGATCAGAGTAATTCTATTCGCTCAAACTCTGATCAAACTGCTGATTCAGCTACTGCCCTCAAGTCTGATGCTTCTGGAAAGCCAGGTCCCTGGGCGATCGCCGCGATCGCCGCAGTCACCGTGGCAGGTGGTTCTGCTGCCCTGGTCTATCGCGCTCGACTCGCTTGTATCAAAACCAGCAGTCATTCTTCCGCGCTGCATCCAGCACTGGAGCATCCAGAACTCCTACTCACAGAGCTTCCCAGCGAAGCATTGCCCGAACTATCCAATGTGGATAGTTCCCTGGCATCACCTAAGCGAGAAGGTGTTTTGACCCGTTAA
- a CDS encoding conserved protein of DIM6/NTAB family (IMG reference gene:2510093861~PFAM: Flavin reductase like domain) produces MVLPVLDEQAKKVMLRKIPHGLYICGVKDGDEVNGFTASWVMQASFVPPLVVNCVRNDSKSHAMIQASGVFALSFLEAGQKEMAQTFFKPQRRVGNKFEEVEFYTGETGCPIISDSLGYVECRVVGAVEHGDHTVFVGEVIASGIHREGNPLLLESTGWQYGG; encoded by the coding sequence ATGGTGCTGCCTGTGCTAGACGAACAAGCCAAAAAAGTGATGCTGCGTAAAATTCCTCATGGACTTTATATCTGTGGAGTGAAAGACGGCGACGAGGTCAACGGCTTCACCGCGAGTTGGGTGATGCAAGCATCGTTCGTGCCGCCATTGGTAGTGAATTGTGTTAGAAATGATTCCAAATCCCATGCCATGATTCAAGCCAGTGGAGTCTTTGCGCTGAGTTTTTTGGAAGCTGGGCAAAAAGAAATGGCGCAAACATTTTTCAAGCCGCAGCGACGAGTGGGCAACAAGTTTGAAGAAGTGGAGTTTTACACAGGTGAAACGGGTTGTCCGATTATTTCAGATTCCTTGGGTTATGTAGAGTGCCGCGTGGTTGGTGCTGTTGAGCATGGAGATCACACCGTTTTTGTAGGTGAAGTAATTGCGTCAGGGATTCATCGAGAAGGCAACCCGCTGTTGTTGGAAAGTACTGGTTGGCAATATGGAGGTTAA